The genomic region CACGCTGACGGGCCGCCCGGTCAGCGCCACCTGGCCGGCGTATCCGTCGCCGAGCCTTAACCGCAGGTGCCGGACGGCGTCGCTTCGGAAGCCGCGCGACGCGGCCCAGGTCAGCATCTGCGTGTCCGGATCGAGCAGCAGGACGGCGACGGCGTCGGCGTTGAGCTGCTGAGTGGCCTTGTCGAGCAGGACGTGCAGGATGACGCGCAGGTCGAGGCTGCCGCGCACGGCGCGGTCGATGTCGTTGAGGGCCTCGAGTTCGCGCGTGCGTCGTTCGGCGGCGTCGAAGAGCCGGGCGTTCTGAAGCGCCGCGGCGGCCTGGTGCGCGTAGGCGGTGAGGGAGTCCAGCCGCTCCGCCGTGAACCAGCCGGCCTGATCGCTGAAGATGGCCAGAAACCCGAACGGCTTCGACCGGCTGATCAGCGGGAGAAACGCCGCGCCGCGCATCCCGGCCGCGAGGGCCGCGGTCTCCCATGCCGCGTGTTCGGCGCGTCCGTCGAGGTCTTGCAGGACGATCGGGGAGTCGGCTTCGCGGAGCCGGCCGCACGTGACAGGGTCCGCCTGCCCGAAGTCGACCCGCCGCCCATCGACGGTGCGCAGAGCGTCCGCCTCGAAAGGATAGTGCGCCGCCATGGTCGCGCCACCATCGTCCTCCAGGTAGCCGAGCGCGACCATGCGGAGTCCGAACGACTCCGTACATGTCCGAACGATCTCACCGGCCAGCTGATCCTGGTCGAGCGTTCCGGCGAGGCGCTGCGCGCTGCCGTACAACGCAGTGAGCGTCGCCACGCGCTGGGCCAGGCTCTCCGCCAGTTCGGCGCGCCGGATCGCGATGCCGCCGATCTCGGCGATGCCTTCGAGGAGGCGCACGTCGTTCTCCGTGAAGTCCTGTCCGGCCGGTTCGCGGAGACGTACGGCCATCAGCGTTCCGATCGGCTCCTCTTGAGTCCGCAGCGGGACGATGGTCCGCGGCCCAAACGCCGCAAACTGCGGCCGGTCCATGTCTTCGCCGAGACGATCGGTCAGCATGTCGGCCGAGACGTGACTCTTGCCCGACCGGATGACGTGTTCCGAGTATGATCCCGCGGCCTCGAACTCCGGCGCGAGGTTGCCGAACGGCATGCCGGTCCAATGGACCCTCATGAATTTCCCGCGCTCGGCGTCGAGCAGGTTGAGCGTTACGTGCGCGGCCCCGAGGAGTTTCATCCCCTGCTCGACGATGATCGGATACATGTCCCGGGAGGTCTCGGCGGCGCGGAGGCGGACGCTGAGGTCGTGGATCCCGTCCCGCTCGGTCTGGCGCTGCTCCTGCTCCTCGATGGCCCGCTTCTGCGCGGTGATGTTTTCCATCGAACCTTCGAAGTACTGTACCGCGCCGCGGCCGTCACGCACGGCCCGGGCGCGGTCCCGGACCCAGACCACCGCGCCGTCCGCGCGGCGCAGACGGTACTCGATGCTCTCGACCCCGCCGTCCCGCTCCAGCGTCGACCTGAACCGGCGGCGGTCTTCCGGATCAGCGTAGAGATCCGCCCCGTCCACGCGAAGCGCCGTCTCGAGATCGGGGAAGCCCATGATGTCGAGCCCTGCCGGGTTGACCTGCAGGAAGCGGCCGTCGGCCGCGGCCCGGTACAATCCGACGGGAACGCGATCGACGAGGTTGCGGTAGCTCTGCTCGCTCGCCCGGAGCGCCGACTCGAACCGGACCCGGTCCGAGATGTCGACGACGGTGTTCATGACGGCGGGGCGGCGGTGATACTCGATGTTCCGGCCGTACACTTCCACCTCAACAACCGACCCGTCTTTGCGCAGAGCCCGGAACGAGTAGTGAACGGCGTCCTCTCCCTCCCGCAGCCGCTTGACGTTTTCGGAGACGAGGGCGCGATCGTCGGGATGCACGATGGGCAGGTCGGGACGGTCGAGCATTTCCTCGGGGTCGTAGCCGGCGATCTTCGCGAGCGCGTCGTTCACGTACACGAAGGCGCCCGACGCGACCACGCCGACACCGACGAGGGATTGCTCGACGAGCGCGCGGTACTGCGCCTGCGCGTCGTGGAGGGCGGTGGTGCGGCGTTCAAGCGCGGACGCCATCTCGTCGAACGTCGCGATCACGGGGCGAAGCTCGCCTCCCACGAAGGCGGAGCCCGCGCGGGCGGAGAGGTCGCCCGCGGCGAGGCGTTTGGCCGCCCTACTGAGCGAATCGAGGGGCTGCTGGACGTAGAGCGCGGCGCCCGCGAGCGCGAGCAGGACGGCGAACAATGTCACCAGGCCGACCCCGCCGACGCTTCTCAGAAACGCGTGCCGGACGTTGGCCACCATCGGCGCGATCGGAATGCCGACGCCGACGTAGCCGTCCGCGTACGCGGGCGCCGTGGACAGGCGCGTGATCCCGTACATCCGGCGTACGCCGTCCCATCCGACGCGTTCCGTCGTCACGGCGCCGTGCCGCAGCACCGCGCCGATCGCATCGCTGTACGAGATTTTCTCGCCGGGTCCACGCTGAAGATCCGGGTACCCGGCGAACAGAACGCCGTGCGCGTCGAACACGTCCAGCGTCGCGCCGGGCGGCAGCTGCAGCTTGGCGGCCAGATCGGTGAACCAGTTTAGATCAAGCGCGGCAAAGACGACATACTGCACGTCGCCGGCCGAGTCGAAGACCGGCACCGCGAAGTTCACCGACGGGACGCCCGTCAGGCGGCCGACCTGATACTCGCCGATCGCGAACGACCGGGCCGCCCTCGCGCGCTTGAAGTAGAGGCGGTCCGCGACATTCACGGGGCGGCGCACCGGCAGCGCGCTGCACACGACGTTGCCGTTCCGGTCGCTCACGCCGAGGTTGGTATACAGCGCACGCGCGCGCAGCTCGGCGCCCAGGGCCGCGCCGCACGCCTTCCAGTCACCGTTCCGAACCGCCGGCATCGAACCCAGCGCAAACAAGGTATCGCGCGTCTGCTGCACCACGTCGTCCTGGAAGAGCTCCGCCGCGCGGGACAGCCGCAGGGTCTCGCTGCTGATTTGTGCGAGCGCGGCCCGCTGGTCCATGAGGGCGGTATAGAAGGAAAGTCCGGAGGTCAGGACGACCGCGAGCACGACCACCAGTACGAGACGGAAAGACACCCGATGCCACAGGGGAAGCCGCTCGCGCGCGTCCGTAGACGGCGGGCGTCTTGCGCTGCGCGCTTCCTTTGAGCGCGAAGAAACCGTGCTCGACACCGATTGCCTCCCCCGCGGGCCGATCGTGAGCGACGTGCGCCGGCGCGCAGTACAGTTACACTGACACTTACGCAATCATTTGACGATACGCTTTCTATTCTATTTGTCGATACTCGTTCTACCCTAAGGGAACGGCACTAGACGGAGTCTACGGAGGCACCGGGAGGACCCAAGAGTCTGTAAGATCGTGTCACGCCAGGAAGCGTACAGGGGTTCGACGAAATCGGGGCAGAAGTTTCGCGAGAACGCCTACCATGATGGAGTTGAATAGGTTTACCGACGAAGACCTGCGATTCGTGGCCGAGACGGCGGGCGGCGGACGCGCCACCGCCGGTCCTCGTCCCGGGGGCGACGACGTGCTCCGGCGGCTTCGCGAGCGGCCCGATCTCCTCGACGTCATGCTCGAGGACGACCGCCTCGTCGATCGGCTTCGGGGAGACGAGCAGGCGTTGCTGCGGGTATCGCCGCCGCTGGTGTTCAGCGTGCTGCTGCGGCGCGTGGCGCGCGACCTCCACCACACGCCCTACACGGTCGAGCGGAACGCGGACGAGACCGTCGCGGTCTTCGACGCCGGCCGGGTGCGCCGGTTCATCGCCGAGCCGGCGATCTGGCGGTACCTCGTCTCGATGCTGACGTCGTTCGTCCGGAACGAGTCGGTCACCGTCCTCGTCCGGCGGCGCGGCCACTATGTGCGGCGGAGGTTCAATACCTCGAGCCTCGAGGACATGATCGCCCTCTCGGGGCTTGCCGATCAGCTGTCGTCACCGCTGGCGGACGACGCGGTGCCGTGGATCTTCCGGCGGATCGGCGACATCGCGCTCTTCCAGAGCGGGATCTTCCCGCGGTCGCTCGGATGGACGGTGCGGCCGGCGCGCGAACGCGCGGTCCCGCGAACGCTGGCGTCCTACGAGGAGCACGGCCGGCGGTTCTACCGCCTCGCGGCCACCCGGACGAGAGAGCTGGCCGGCCAGCGGGACGGCTCGGCGGCCCCGTCGTCCGCCGTGCCGCGGTCTCCATCCTCGGACGACGATCCGGGGCGCGTGCTGGAGGCGCTTTCCGAAGAATTTCACGCGGCACGGAAATCGCTGGAACTGCTCGCCGACCGCTACCTGCGCTGGAGCACGATCCGGCTGTTTCCCGGCTTCGAGTAGGCCAAACCGGCCGCGCGACCGGCACGGGTGACGCCGGCTATCCCGTCGGGACGTATCCCCGCGCTTTGTCCACCACGTTGAGCAGCGGCCTGCCCTCGTGCCACCGCCTGAAATTTTCGACGAAGAGTCCGGAGATGACGGCGGCCCATCCCTGAAAGTCGCCCGACATGTGCGGGGAGACGATGACGCCCGGTAGCTCCCAGAGGGGATGATCGGGCGGCAGAGGTTCGGTCGCAAAGACGTCCGGGGCCGCGCCGGCGATCCGCCGAGACCGGAGCGCCTCCACCAGCGCGGCCTCGTCCACCACCGCCCCCCGCCCGACGTTGATGACGCGCGCCGCGGGCTTCATCCGCGCGAGCGCGGCCGCGCCGAAGAGGCCGCGGGTCTCGGAGGTGAGCGGAAGGGAGAGCACGACGTAATCGGCTCCGGGCAGGATCGCGTGAAGCTCGTCGATCGCCCCGACGCGCTCGAAGGCGGCGTCGGGACCGCCGGCCGAGGATTCCCGCGCCGCGGCCGGCCGGGCGCGGCGGGCGACGCCGATCACGCGCATCCCGGCGGCGCGGAGGAGTCTTCCGATCTCGCGGCCGATGCTGCCGGCCCCGACGACGATCGCGGTTTTGCCGTCGATGCGCTCGGTCTCCCGGTGCAGCCACTCGTGCCTGCGCTGCAGGTCGAACGTGCGCGGCATATCCTTCGCGAACGCCAGCACGAGCCCGAGTACGTACTCGGCGATGGCGCGGTCGAAGACGCCGCCGGAGTTCGTGAGGACGACGTCGCTGTGGACGAGCTCGGGAAAGAGCAGCGGATCGACGCCGGCGCCGCCGTGGTGGATCCAGCGGAGGCTGCGTGCGTGCGACCAGGCGTCGCGCAGCATTCCGGAACGGAAGTCGGCCACGAACAGGACCTGCGCGCCATCGAGCGCCGCGCGCAGCTCTTCGGTCGAGACGGCGTACCGGAGATCGGCACGCTCCGCCACCGGTTCGAGGCCGGCGGGCCGGTTCGTACCGTAGAGGACGACCGCGACCGGGCGCGAGCGGCCGTCGGACCCGGCGGTGCGGTCGCCGGGTCCGGACGTCACCTGCGCGCTCACGTTAGGGTTTGCCGTTCCCTATATAAATGAAGGGCGGCATGTCCGCCTTTGAGGGGCGTGACCACGAAACGAAACCGTACTTGTTGGTCTTGTCGATGCTCCCCTTGACCCACGGCTTCCACAGCTGCGTGACCGTCGGATGCCACAGGAACACCGCGGCGGGGTCGCGCACCAGAACGTCCTCGGCGCGCCGGTACATCGCGCAGCGCTGCGCGTCGCCCATGGTCGAGTTGCCCTGCATGACGGCCTTGTCGTAGTCCGCGTTCGACCACGGGTGCCGCCCGCCGCTCTTGTAGATGTTCATGAAGTTACTGGCGTCGGCGTAGTCGTACTCCCACGGAATCAGCACGAGCGGCAGGTCGTACTTGTTGAGCCGGTCCATGAACAGCTTCCGCTCCACATTCTGCACTCCGATGTCGACGCCGAGGTTCTGCTTCAGCATTGCCTGGATGGCTTCGCCCGCCGCCTGGATCGTCGGCGACGCGGCGCGGAGGTCAAGGTCGTATTTCGGGAAGCCGCGGCCGTCCGGGAACCCGGCCTCCGCGAGCAACCGTTTGGCCGCCGCCGGATCATACGGCTGCGCGTCCTTCAGCCTCGCGGGCTGCGCGCAGTGAAAGCCCGGCGGCAACATGCCGTAGGCCGGCACCGCCATGCCGCGGAGCACCGATTTGATGATGGCGTCACGGTCGATCGCCATTGCAAACGCCTTCCGCACCCGCGGATCCTTGAATGCCGTCTGGCCGCCGCCGAAGGCGACCCACCAGGTCTGGAAGTAGGGCCAGACGTGCGCCTCGCGCTTGAGGCGCGGATCGCTCTGGATGCGCGCGAGGTCCGACGGGCCGAGCGGACCCTCGTAGATCCAGGGGATCGCGTCGACCTCGTTCGCGAGGTACGCGGGGAAGAACGACTGGTCCTGGCCGATCTTGTAAACGATCCGCTCGAGATATGGCTTGCGAACGCCGGCGTATTGAGGATTTGCCACGAACACGAGCTGCTTATCCCGCTCCCACGACGCCAGCTTGAATGGGCCCGAAGACACCGCGGTGTCGGGCGCCTGCGACCAGGGGTCGCCGGCCTTGGAGACCACGTGCTCGGGCACGACGTACAAATCGCTCAAGAGCATGAGCAGGTACGGCGTCGGCTCGGCGGTCGTGAGCTGGAGCGTGGTCGCGTTGACCGCGACCGCGCCGATGTCTTCGAGCTTGGCCTTGCCCTCGTTGGCTTCCTTGAAGTTCTTGAGCGCCGAGAAATACCACGCCACGTCGAAGCCGGTCTCCGGGTTGGCCATGCGACGGATCGTGTAGACGAAGTCGGACGCGGTCAGCGGCACGCCGTCCGACCAGCGCAGCCCCGGCCGCAGCGTGAACGTCCACGTCCGGCCGTCCTGCGAAACGGTCCAGCGGGACGCCGAGAGCGGCTTGATGTCCGAGTTATAGTCCTGCATCACCAGCGGATCGCTCATCAGGCCCGGCATCCACTGGCCTTTCTGGACGGTCTTGCTCCAGTCGAGGTACGTCCCCTCGCGGCCGATCAGCGTGAGCACCTGTTTGGACGGCGGGGCGGCGTCGGCCGGAAGCGCCACGCCCACCGAGTTCACGGTGGCGGCGCCGACGGCCGGACCGTACCCCGGGCCGAAGACCGCGAGGACGATGAGAACGCCGGCTGCCACCCACCGGCTCAAGGGACGATCACCTATGTGACGCATCACGGTTCGCCTCCCCCCCAATGTCGATCCGCGTCGGGCGTCCGGGCCCGGCGGGCTACTGCTTCAACGCGCGGGGGTCCAACACATCGCGGACCCCGTCGCCGAGCAGCGTGAACCCCGCCATCGTGACCGCGATCGTCAGCGACGGAAACAGCGCAAGATGCCAATAGTAGCGGATGTTGGTGACGCCTTCGCCGACCATTTGCCCCCACGACGGCGTCGGGGCGCGCACGCCGAGGCCGAGAAACGAGAGCGCGGCCTCGGTGAAGATCGCCTGCGGGATGCCGAGCGTCACCGCGACGACGATCGGCGCGAGGATGTTCGGCAGCACGTGGCGCGTGACGACCGACACTTCGCCCGCGCCCCCGGCCCGCGCCGCCTCGACGTACTCGCGCTCGCGCTCCCGCAGGCACTGCGCGCGCGTGAGGCGGCAGATTGGGATCCACGCGTGGAAGCTGATCGCCAGCAAAATGTTGCCGAGGCCCGGGCCCAGCACGACCATGATGAGGAGCGCGAACAGCAGTTGCGGAAACGCGGTCAGCGTATCGACGAGGCGCATGATGAGAAAGTCGGTCCGGCCGCCGAGCACGCCGGCCGCGAGCCCGAGCGGGAGGCCGACCGCGAGCGCGATGGCCTGGGCCGTGAACCCCACGGCCAGCGACACGCGAGCACCGTAGACGATCCGGGTGTAGAAGTCGCGGCCGATGGCGTCTGTTCCGAGCCAGTGGGCGTTGGACGGGAATTGGTACGCTTCCCCGAAATTGGCGCGGTCGTACGGGCCGGGCGTGATCCAGGGCGCCGCGAGCGCGAGGGAGATCAGGAAGGCGACGACGACGGCGCCGCCCATTGCCATCCGATTGCGACGCAGCCGGCGCAGCCGGCCGCGGCGACCGGCGGGCGCCGGTGCGCCCGGGCGGCCGCCGCGTGCGATCACCGGGGAAGTGCCGAGGCCCGGGACGGACGCGCTCATCGGGGGGCGCTCACAGATCCGGACGCATCACGCATATCGGATGCGCGGGTCGGCGAAGAGATACAACAGGTCACTGACGAGATACATGAGGCTGACCAGCAACGCGGCGAGCAGCGCGAGGCCCATGATCATCGGATAGTCGCGGTCGTAGACGCTCGTGACGAAGTAGCGACCGAGCCCCGGCACGCGGTAGATTCCCTCGACGAAGATCGATCCGGTGAGGAGATCCGGAAACAGCGGTCCGATAACGGTGAGGAGCGGGACGAGGGCGTTGCGCAGCACGTGCCTGAGGACGACGCGCCGCGTCGCGAGGCCCTTCGCGCGGGCGGTGCGGACGTGGTCCGCGCCCAGGACCTCGAGGACGCTGACGCGAGTATAGCGTGCGACGAGCCCGAGAGGTGCGAGGCAGTAGGTCAGGGTCGGGAGGATCCACTGGCGCGGGGCCTCCCACCCGCCGGCCGGCAGCCATCCCAGCATCGTACTGAAGAGCAGAATCAACAGGCTGCCCAGCACGAAGTGCGGCACGACGAGGCCGAACACCGCAACACCCGTCGTGAGGTAGTCCACAACGGTGTTCTGGCGGAGCGCGGCCGCGACCCCCAGCGACAGCCCGCCCGCAAGCGCGATCGCGAGCGCCATCCCGCCGAGGTGCATCGTCACCGGCCAGACGCGGCTCAGCAGGTGCACCACGGACTCGCCCGGGCTTTGATACGAAACGCCGAAGTCGAGATGGGCGACGTTCCACACGAACCGGACATATTGTTCCGAGAGCGGCCGGTCGAGCCCGTAGCTGCGCAGGATATTGGCCTTGCTCGCGGGCGGAAGCGGCATCTTGTCCTCATCGAACGGCCCGCCCGGGATCGTGTGCATGACGATGAAGACGAAAAGCGAGATGATGAGCAACGTGCCGAGGATGGCGACAGTGCGGACGGCGAGATAGCGGCCCATGGCCTACTCTGGAAGGTGGATGCGGCGGGTCAGGCCGGCCGCGAGTTCGCTCAAAGCTGTGAGCGGGGCCCGCAGTGCCGAGGCCACGGACTGGCCGTCGCGGGTGGTGCGTTCGATCCGTGCGTAGGCGGCCGCGGCTTCATCGGCCAGCTTGGCTTCATCTAAATGCAGCGGCCGCCCGTGCTCGGCGAGGAGCCGGCCGCCGACGTAGACCCGCTCCAGGCTGCCGGCAAAGCCCGCGCCCGAGTAGGCGAGCTGATCAAGCCAGTCCGGCCCGGCGTAGCAGCCCGCGGCGGCGGGATTGACCACGAGGAAGTCCGCCCCCAGGCCGGCTTCGAGCCGGCCCGCGACGCCGCCGAACCCCAGGGCGGACGCCGCGTGTTCGGTCGCGGTCCACCAGGCCTCCGCCGGGGTGACCCACCGCGTGGACGGCTCGTCGGGCCGGCGCAGCGTCACGCCGACGCGCAGCGACGCAAGCCAGTCCTGAGACCCGCCGCAGTTGAACGCGTCCGTGCCGAAGGCGACGCGGACCTTTGCGTCGAGCGCCGCGCGCAGGTCGAAGTACCCGGCCCCGGTGGCGAGGTTGCTGCACGGATTGTGCACGACCGTCGCCCCCGCCCCGGCGATGCGCGCGCGGTCGGCGGCGTCGAGATGCACACAGTGCGCGAGCGTGGTGCGGGGCCCGAGCAGGCCCGCCGATTCGAGAACCCCAAGCGGATCTCCGCCGCGCCGCTGCACCCGGGACTCGAGAAGATGGGTGTGGATCGCCAGCCCGTGCTCCTTGGCCAGCGTCGAGAGGCCGGCGAGCAGCTCGGGTGTGCAACGCTCGGCGGTCGACGGCCCCACGAGCGTCCGCACGAATCCGCCGCCCCGCGTCCGGCGAACGAGCGACCGCATCGTCTCGAGCAGGTCCGCGGCGGCACGCGGCGCCCAGCGATCGGCGGCGGCGATCATCGCGTGAAGCGCCGGGTCGAGAATCGGAAGCGAGTCCGCGATCGTCCGGTCGCCGATCTGCGGGGCAAGCGCCACGCGCAGCCCTGTCTGCTCGTACGCCTCGACCGCGGCCTCGACGTGGTCCGCCGCAAGGCGGGCGTGGTCGAGGATCACCGTGACCCCGTTCCGCAGCGCGTCCGCCGCATGCAGGCGGGCCGCGAGCGCGCCGTCGGCCGGGGTCATGCCGCCCGCGTACGCGATCGCGCGGGGAAGCCACGGCTCCAGCGTGTCGTCGTTCATCGCGTGGCGGCAGACCTGCCCGTACGAGTGCGAGTGGGCGTTCACGAGTCCGGGCAGCACGAGACGGCCGGAGGCGTCGAGCACCTGCCGGGCGGCCGCGAAGGCGTCTACGGGGAGGCGGCCTCGAGGCTCGAGCGCGGTGATGCGTCCGCCCTCCACGAGCACGTCCAGCGCCTTGAACGACGGACGCGCGTCGCCGGGGGCGCGGGTGAAGACGGATCCGCCGGCGATCAGCAGGTCCGCGGTCATCGCCGCGGCGCTCGACGCCCTCGGTGGCGCGGCGGCGTCAAGAGACCGCGACCGCGCCTTTGAGTTTCGGCATGACGTCGGTGACGCAGCGCTCGAGTTGTCCGCGCTGGTCCGGCGAGGTGAACCGCATCACGACGGTGTTGCAGCCGGCCTCGACGAACGCCATCACCTTGTCGACAACCGCCGCGGGAGAGCCGAAGGCCAACCAGGAGTCCAGCTTCTGCGGGCTGATCCTTCCGGTCCCGTAATAGTGGTCCAGGAACTCGACCGCTTCGCGCTTCGCCTTGGCCTCATCGTCGTTGATGTTGACCATCAGGTGCAGGCTGTTGTGCGTGACCTCGTGCGCGCGCCCGTATTCCGCCGCGTAGTCCTGGACCTGGCGCCAGCGCGCGCGGAAGTCCGCGGGCGGCGTGCCGTCCGTCTGCCACCCGTCGGACAGCCGCGCGACGCGCCGCATCGCGCGCTCCGTCACGGCGGGATCGGGGCTCGTGGGGTTGACCGCCAGCACGATCGGAATCCGGCGTTCGGGCCGCGGCAGCAGATCGACGCGGTCGAAGCGATAGTACTTCCCGTGGTGGGTCACCGGGCCCGACCAAAACGCGCGCAGCAGCGCGATGCCCTCCTCGAGGCGGCCGATCCGCTCCTTGGACGCAACGCCCATCGCCGCCAGTTCCGCGGCGAACTGCGGCCCCATCTTATCGCTCCCCCCGGCGCAGACCGCGAGGATCGTTCGGCCGCCCGACGCGAGATCGAGGCTGGCCCACTGCAGCGCGAACACGAGCGGATGCCGCAGCGGAAAACTCGCGAGGCAGATCGTACCGAGCTTCAGGCGGCGCGTGCGTCCCGCGATCGCCGACAGCGTGACGATCGCCTCGAGGCGCGGCTTCGAGGTGAAGTTGTCCCCGACCCACACGGAGTCGAAGACGCCGGAGGCTTCGGCCTGATCCGCGGTTTCGAAGAGCACCCGCGGGTCGAGGCCGAAGAGGACGGCCCGGTTGGGCAGGCTGATTCCGAACTCAACTTGCCGGCGCGCCATTCATCGGCTCCTCGGTTCGACTTGGCCGAGCGGAGGAAACGCGGGCGGGCACATCTCCTCCGCGGCCCGGCCGCTGCCCTCCCACTCCGGCACGTCCGCCCAGAGACGCTCGCCCATGCGCTGCACGTCCGCCGACAGCCGCTCCCCGTCGACGCCGGCGACGGCGCCGGACGCCACGACGTGCCGGCCGTCCACCCAGACGTGTTCCGCGGGCCCGCCCGCGGCATAGTGAATGAGGCTGCGCACCGGATCGAGCACCGGCCCGACGCGCACCCGGTCCAGACGGTAGGCCGCGATGTCGGCCCGCGCGCCCGGAGCGAGGCGGCCGAGGTCGTCCCGCCCGAGCGCCGCGGCGGCGCCCAAGGTCGCCGCGTTGATCACGTCGGCGGGCTGCCCCGCCGTGAAGTCGCCCTCCACGAGCTTGCACACGTACGAGGCCCACCGCATCTCGTCGACGATGTCGCGCGGGCACGTGTCCGTGCCGATCGCGACGTTGACGCCGGCGCGCCGGTAGCGGTCGAACGAGTGAAGCGACCAGCCGCGCCGGGCCAGCGCGAGCGGGCAGTGCGCGACGTGGGCGCCGGACCCCGCGAGCAGATCCAGGTCGATCCGGCCCGGCGCCGGGGCGAGCGGGTGGTGGTCGAGAAAAATGGCGTGGCCCAGAATCGTCCGCGGCGTCAGCGCGCCGTTGGCGTGGAGCCACCGGATGGGCGTCAGCTGCGTCCGCCGGACCATCTCCGTGAACTCGAACAACCCCTGGGCGGCGTGGATCTGCACGCGGACCCCGAGATCCTCCGCCGCGCGCATGGTCGCGGCGAGGAGCGCGCCGCTGCAGGTGTCGGCGGCGTGCGGGCAGAGCATCCCGGTGACGAGCCCGCCTCCGTCGCGCGAGGCCTCCTCGACGAACCC from bacterium harbors:
- a CDS encoding ABC transporter permease, with translation MGRYLAVRTVAILGTLLIISLFVFIVMHTIPGGPFDEDKMPLPPASKANILRSYGLDRPLSEQYVRFVWNVAHLDFGVSYQSPGESVVHLLSRVWPVTMHLGGMALAIALAGGLSLGVAAALRQNTVVDYLTTGVAVFGLVVPHFVLGSLLILLFSTMLGWLPAGGWEAPRQWILPTLTYCLAPLGLVARYTRVSVLEVLGADHVRTARAKGLATRRVVLRHVLRNALVPLLTVIGPLFPDLLTGSIFVEGIYRVPGLGRYFVTSVYDRDYPMIMGLALLAALLVSLMYLVSDLLYLFADPRIRYA
- a CDS encoding D-2-hydroxyacid dehydrogenase produces the protein MSAQVTSGPGDRTAGSDGRSRPVAVVLYGTNRPAGLEPVAERADLRYAVSTEELRAALDGAQVLFVADFRSGMLRDAWSHARSLRWIHHGGAGVDPLLFPELVHSDVVLTNSGGVFDRAIAEYVLGLVLAFAKDMPRTFDLQRRHEWLHRETERIDGKTAIVVGAGSIGREIGRLLRAAGMRVIGVARRARPAAARESSAGGPDAAFERVGAIDELHAILPGADYVVLSLPLTSETRGLFGAAALARMKPAARVINVGRGAVVDEAALVEALRSRRIAGAAPDVFATEPLPPDHPLWELPGVIVSPHMSGDFQGWAAVISGLFVENFRRWHEGRPLLNVVDKARGYVPTG
- a CDS encoding ABC transporter permease, producing MSASVPGLGTSPVIARGGRPGAPAPAGRRGRLRRLRRNRMAMGGAVVVAFLISLALAAPWITPGPYDRANFGEAYQFPSNAHWLGTDAIGRDFYTRIVYGARVSLAVGFTAQAIALAVGLPLGLAAGVLGGRTDFLIMRLVDTLTAFPQLLFALLIMVVLGPGLGNILLAISFHAWIPICRLTRAQCLREREREYVEAARAGGAGEVSVVTRHVLPNILAPIVVAVTLGIPQAIFTEAALSFLGLGVRAPTPSWGQMVGEGVTNIRYYWHLALFPSLTIAVTMAGFTLLGDGVRDVLDPRALKQ
- a CDS encoding GAF domain-containing protein, translating into MSFRLVLVVVLAVVLTSGLSFYTALMDQRAALAQISSETLRLSRAAELFQDDVVQQTRDTLFALGSMPAVRNGDWKACGAALGAELRARALYTNLGVSDRNGNVVCSALPVRRPVNVADRLYFKRARAARSFAIGEYQVGRLTGVPSVNFAVPVFDSAGDVQYVVFAALDLNWFTDLAAKLQLPPGATLDVFDAHGVLFAGYPDLQRGPGEKISYSDAIGAVLRHGAVTTERVGWDGVRRMYGITRLSTAPAYADGYVGVGIPIAPMVANVRHAFLRSVGGVGLVTLFAVLLALAGAALYVQQPLDSLSRAAKRLAAGDLSARAGSAFVGGELRPVIATFDEMASALERRTTALHDAQAQYRALVEQSLVGVGVVASGAFVYVNDALAKIAGYDPEEMLDRPDLPIVHPDDRALVSENVKRLREGEDAVHYSFRALRKDGSVVEVEVYGRNIEYHRRPAVMNTVVDISDRVRFESALRASEQSYRNLVDRVPVGLYRAAADGRFLQVNPAGLDIMGFPDLETALRVDGADLYADPEDRRRFRSTLERDGGVESIEYRLRRADGAVVWVRDRARAVRDGRGAVQYFEGSMENITAQKRAIEEQEQRQTERDGIHDLSVRLRAAETSRDMYPIIVEQGMKLLGAAHVTLNLLDAERGKFMRVHWTGMPFGNLAPEFEAAGSYSEHVIRSGKSHVSADMLTDRLGEDMDRPQFAAFGPRTIVPLRTQEEPIGTLMAVRLREPAGQDFTENDVRLLEGIAEIGGIAIRRAELAESLAQRVATLTALYGSAQRLAGTLDQDQLAGEIVRTCTESFGLRMVALGYLEDDGGATMAAHYPFEADALRTVDGRRVDFGQADPVTCGRLREADSPIVLQDLDGRAEHAAWETAALAAGMRGAAFLPLISRSKPFGFLAIFSDQAGWFTAERLDSLTAYAHQAAAALQNARLFDAAERRTRELEALNDIDRAVRGSLDLRVILHVLLDKATQQLNADAVAVLLLDPDTQMLTWAASRGFRSDAVRHLRLRLGDGYAGQVALTGRPVSVEYLNGAAETHLGTHVQGEGFVSYHAMPLIAKGVVKGVLAVLHRSALRPTPEWRAFFEALAGQAATAIDNVTLFDDLRKANSSLRMSYDQTIEGWSRALDLRDRETEGHSQRVTHLTLALARAMGVSESDLVHFRRGALLHDIGKMGVPDAILLKSGPLTDRERELMRRHPVYARDLLSAIGYLHPALDIPYSHHEKWDGTGYPQGLSGHQIPLAARVFAVADVWDALRSDRPYRPAWSIEKARAYIREQAGGHFDPQIVAKFLELLDQGGITEAGGRSSAAPPAARKPALGAAG
- a CDS encoding peptide ABC transporter substrate-binding protein; translation: MSRWVAAGVLIVLAVFGPGYGPAVGAATVNSVGVALPADAAPPSKQVLTLIGREGTYLDWSKTVQKGQWMPGLMSDPLVMQDYNSDIKPLSASRWTVSQDGRTWTFTLRPGLRWSDGVPLTASDFVYTIRRMANPETGFDVAWYFSALKNFKEANEGKAKLEDIGAVAVNATTLQLTTAEPTPYLLMLLSDLYVVPEHVVSKAGDPWSQAPDTAVSSGPFKLASWERDKQLVFVANPQYAGVRKPYLERIVYKIGQDQSFFPAYLANEVDAIPWIYEGPLGPSDLARIQSDPRLKREAHVWPYFQTWWVAFGGGQTAFKDPRVRKAFAMAIDRDAIIKSVLRGMAVPAYGMLPPGFHCAQPARLKDAQPYDPAAAKRLLAEAGFPDGRGFPKYDLDLRAASPTIQAAGEAIQAMLKQNLGVDIGVQNVERKLFMDRLNKYDLPLVLIPWEYDYADASNFMNIYKSGGRHPWSNADYDKAVMQGNSTMGDAQRCAMYRRAEDVLVRDPAAVFLWHPTVTQLWKPWVKGSIDKTNKYGFVSWSRPSKADMPPFIYIGNGKP